One Equus quagga isolate Etosha38 chromosome 5, UCLA_HA_Equagga_1.0, whole genome shotgun sequence genomic window carries:
- the GJB4 gene encoding gap junction beta-4 protein — protein sequence MNWAFLQGLLSGVNKYSTALGRIWLSVVFIFRVLVYVVAAEEVWDDEQKDFICNTKQPGCPNVCYDEFFPVSHVRLWALQLILVTCPSLLVVMHVAYREERERKHRLKHGPNAPSLYNNPSKKRGGLWWTYLLSLIFKAAVDSGFLYIFHRLYQNYDMPRVVACSESPCPHTVDCYISRPTEKKVFTYFMVATAVICILLNLSEVTYLVGKRCLETLGPRHQKSRRRSHLPDTCPPYALSQGEPHQDGTSVLMKAGSDTVDAAVYP from the coding sequence ATGAACTGGGCATTCCTGCAGGGCCTCCTGAGCGGGGTCAACAAGTACTCCACGGCGCTGGGCCGCATCTGGCTGTCGGTGGTGTTCATCTTCCGCGTGCTGGTGTACGTGGTGGCCGCTGAGGAGGTATGGGACGATGAACAGAAGGACTTCATCTGCAACACCAAGCAGCCAGGCTGCCCCAACGTCTGCTACGATGAGTTCTTCCCCGTGTCCCACGTGCGCCTCTGGGCCCTGCAGCTCATCCTGGTCACGTGCCCCTCGCTGCTCGTGGTCATGCACGTGGCCTACCGCGAGGAGCGCGAGCGGAAGCACCGCCTGAAACACGGGCCCAACGCCCCATCCCTGTACAACAACCCGAGCAAGAAGCGTGGCGGGCTCTGGTGGACGTACTTACTGAGTCTCATCTTCAAGGCCGCCGTGGACTCTGGCTTCCTCTACATCTTCCACCGCCTCTACCAGAATTACGACATGCCCCGCGTGGTGGCCTGCTCTGAGTCACCCTGCCCCCACACAGTGGACTGCTACATCTCCCGACCCACAGAGAAGAAGGTCTTCACCTACTTCATGGTGGCCACAGCTGTGATCTGCATCCTGCTCAACCTCAGTGAGGTCACCTACCTCGTGGGCAAGAGGTGCCTGGAGACCCTCGGCCCCAGGCATCAGAAGTCTCGGCGCCGCAGTCACCTACCAGATACATGCCCACCATATGCCCTCTCCCAGGGAGAGCCCCACCAAGACGGGACCTCTGTCCTAATGAAGGCCGGCTCCGACACAGTGGATGCAGCTGTGTATCCATAA
- the GJB5 gene encoding gap junction beta-5 protein produces MNWGIFEGLLSGVNKYSTAFGRIWLSLVFIFRVLVYLVTAERVWSDDHKDFDCNTRQPGCSNVCFDEFFPVSHVRLWALQLILVTCPSLLVVMHVAYREAREKKHREAVGQDGGRLYLNPGKKQGGLWWTYVCSLVFKASVDATFLYVFHSFYPKYTLPPVVKCHAAPCPNSVDCFISKPSEKNIFTLFMIITAAICILLNLVELAYLVSKRCRECLAARKTQGTGVGHRQDCATSFRKQDDLLSDDLIFLGSEAHPPLLSNRPRDHVKKTIL; encoded by the coding sequence ATGAACTGGGGGATCTTCGAGGGGCTCCTCAGTGGGGTCAACAAGTACTCCACAGCCTTTGGGCGCATCTGGCTGTCTCTGGTCTTCATCTTCCGCGTGCTGGTGTACCTGGTGACGGCTGAGCGTGTGTGGAGTGACGACCACAAGGATTTCGACTGCAACACCCGCCAGCCGGGCTGCTCCAACGTCTGCTTCGATGAGTTCTTCCCCGTGTCCCATGTGCGCCTGTGGGCCCTGCAGCTCATCCTGGTCACGTGCCCCTCGCTGCTCGTGGTCATGCACGTGGCTTACCGTGAGGCTCGGGAGAAGAAGCACCGAGAGGCAGTAGGGCAGGATGGGGGGCGCCTCTACCTGAACCCTGGCAAGAAGCAGGGTGGGCTCTGGTGGACGTACGTCTGCAGCCTGGTGTTCAAGGCCAGTGTGGATGCCACCTTCCTCTATGTGTTCCACTCGTTCTACCCCAAATACACCCTCCCTCCCGTGGTCAAGTGCCACGCCGCTCCGTGTCCAAATTCGGTGGACTGCTTCATCTCCAAGCCCTCGGAGAAGAACATCTTCACGCTGTTCATGATCATCACGGCCGCCATCTGCATCCTGCTCAACCTCGTGGAGCTGGCCTACCTGGTGAGCAAGAGGTGCCGAGAGTGCCTGGCAGCGAGGAAAACCCAGGGCACAGGCGTGGGCCATCGCCAGGACTGTGCCACCTCTTTCCGCAAACAGGACGACCTCCTCTCAGACGACCTCATCTTTCTGGGCTCAGAGGCTCACCCTCCTCTTTTATCCAACCGCCCTCGAGACCACGTGAAGAAAACCATCCTGTGA